One Aciduliprofundum boonei T469 genomic region harbors:
- the bcp gene encoding thioredoxin-dependent thiol peroxidase: MKEGDIAEDFCLPDYEGKEHCLCDYRGKWVVLYFYPKDNTSGCTKEAKGFTEMQDEFEKLGAVIIGVSKDSPKSHAKFIEKHNLKILLLSDEEHKVLERYGAWGKKKNYGREYYGTIRTTFLIDPEGKIVKVWRNVRVNGHVEKVLEELKKFVEVKK; this comes from the coding sequence ATGAAGGAGGGCGATATTGCAGAGGATTTTTGCCTGCCTGATTACGAGGGCAAAGAGCATTGTCTGTGCGATTATCGAGGTAAATGGGTAGTTCTTTATTTCTACCCCAAGGACAATACATCAGGATGTACAAAGGAGGCAAAGGGCTTCACAGAGATGCAAGATGAATTTGAAAAGCTTGGGGCGGTTATAATCGGGGTGAGTAAAGATTCACCCAAGAGTCATGCGAAGTTCATAGAGAAACATAATCTGAAAATTCTTCTTTTAAGCGATGAAGAGCATAAAGTTCTGGAGAGGTATGGTGCCTGGGGGAAGAAGAAAAACTATGGGAGAGAATATTATGGTACGATAAGAACCACATTCCTCATAGACCCTGAAGGTAAAATTGTGAAAGTTTGGAGAAATGTGCGTGTCAATGGTCATGTTGAGAAAGTTTTAGAAGAATTGAAAAAATTTGTTGAGGTGAAAAAATGA
- a CDS encoding flavin reductase family protein, producing the protein MDRKILHKLSYGMYVISSAKEGKLDGQIANTVFQITSKPAKIAISINKENLTYEYIKYSNVFSVSILSTEAPFKFIGLFGFRSGRDINKFENVKYKIGVTGAPIVLDYSLGYIEAKVVDSVDVGTHVLFIGEVVDADSIQEGTPMTYDYYHNVVKGKTPPKAATYVGGS; encoded by the coding sequence ATGGATAGAAAGATTTTGCATAAACTATCCTACGGGATGTATGTGATCTCATCTGCGAAAGAGGGAAAGCTGGATGGGCAGATAGCCAATACAGTTTTTCAAATAACTTCTAAACCTGCGAAAATTGCAATCAGTATAAACAAAGAAAATTTGACATATGAGTATATAAAATACAGCAATGTATTTTCAGTTTCTATACTATCAACTGAAGCACCTTTTAAGTTCATTGGTTTATTTGGATTCCGTTCAGGTAGGGATATAAATAAATTTGAAAATGTAAAATATAAAATTGGAGTTACAGGCGCCCCAATAGTCCTTGATTATTCATTGGGGTATATAGAGGCAAAGGTTGTAGATAGCGTGGATGTAGGCACGCATGTATTATTTATTGGAGAGGTGGTGGATGCGGACTCTATTCAAGAGGGAACTCCTATGACTTATGATTATTATCACAATGTTGTGAAGGGTAAGACCCCGCCCAAGGCGGCAACCTATGTGGGAGGGAGTTAA
- a CDS encoding OsmC family protein has protein sequence MDEKKSDNALENIDFEALGDLLAAESVWIGDGRTKTKIHDMELEVDNPLSVSPINPPPHVTWPEQLLPAALAVCFITTMTAINDKIGVHINELRVIVKPILGIDTDGGFKFDKMKLNVKLSIARGEKSKAEKLVEITHKYCLVSKAIKGNVKEIIEVDIKEVD, from the coding sequence ATGGATGAGAAAAAATCAGATAATGCTTTGGAAAACATAGATTTTGAAGCTTTAGGAGACCTCTTAGCAGCAGAATCGGTTTGGATTGGAGACGGAAGAACAAAGACAAAAATTCATGATATGGAATTGGAGGTAGATAACCCTCTCAGTGTTAGTCCAATAAACCCCCCACCCCATGTAACTTGGCCTGAACAGCTCTTACCAGCGGCTTTAGCAGTGTGTTTCATAACTACAATGACAGCTATAAACGATAAAATAGGAGTGCACATAAATGAGCTTAGGGTTATAGTAAAGCCCATACTAGGGATTGACACAGATGGGGGGTTCAAGTTTGATAAGATGAAATTGAATGTAAAACTAAGTATTGCTAGGGGAGAAAAAAGCAAGGCCGAAAAACTTGTGGAGATAACGCATAAATATTGCTTGGTAAGTAAGGCAATAAAGGGCAATGTGAAAGAAATTATAGAAGTGGATATAAAGGAGGTAGATTGA
- a CDS encoding FprA family A-type flavoprotein, protein MIRKIADGVYNVGAIDWERTLFDEIVPLPQGTSYNAYLVKGENKTAIIDTVEPEKLEQLIDNLEELKVDKIDYIVSNHAEQDHSGGIPYLLKRYPEAKVVTNAKCMGFEKDLLHLKDEDFIIIKEGDTLELGGKTLKFIMTPWVHWPETMTTYLMEDRIAFTCDFFGSHAATSHTFAEQYDRIYHEAKRYYAEIMMPFRQIITRNIKKIEELEPRIIAPSHGPAYSDPKFIIDAYKEWTSSETKNEVLILYVSMHGSTKKMVYALVDYLGEEGVEVKVRDLITSNLGEIAIDMVDVTTIILATPTMLAGPHPHAVYAAYLTNALKPKAKFVGIMGSYGWGGRTVDILKSNLGALKVEILEPLLIKGLPKKEDYDKIKEFAKIIAEKHREVGVMK, encoded by the coding sequence ATGATAAGAAAGATAGCAGATGGAGTTTACAATGTTGGCGCTATTGACTGGGAGAGAACGCTCTTCGATGAGATAGTACCTCTCCCCCAGGGTACCAGTTACAACGCGTATCTTGTGAAGGGAGAGAATAAAACGGCGATTATAGATACTGTGGAACCAGAGAAATTGGAGCAACTCATTGACAATTTGGAAGAATTGAAGGTGGATAAAATAGATTACATTGTATCAAATCATGCAGAGCAAGACCACTCTGGAGGCATACCCTATCTTCTTAAGAGATATCCAGAGGCAAAGGTTGTGACAAATGCAAAGTGCATGGGATTTGAGAAGGATTTGCTTCATTTGAAGGATGAAGACTTTATCATAATCAAGGAAGGAGATACATTAGAGCTTGGGGGGAAAACACTCAAGTTCATCATGACTCCCTGGGTCCATTGGCCTGAGACGATGACCACATACTTAATGGAAGATAGAATAGCATTTACCTGTGATTTCTTCGGTTCTCATGCTGCCACTTCTCACACATTTGCGGAGCAATATGATAGGATTTATCACGAGGCAAAGAGGTATTATGCGGAAATTATGATGCCATTTAGGCAAATTATTACGAGGAATATTAAGAAGATAGAGGAGCTGGAGCCAAGGATAATAGCACCTAGCCATGGACCTGCCTACAGTGATCCTAAATTCATAATCGATGCTTATAAAGAATGGACTTCTTCCGAGACAAAAAATGAGGTACTAATCCTCTATGTTTCAATGCATGGAAGTACTAAAAAGATGGTCTATGCTCTCGTGGATTATTTAGGTGAGGAAGGAGTTGAGGTTAAGGTCAGGGATCTTATAACATCTAATTTGGGAGAGATTGCAATAGACATGGTTGATGTTACTACAATCATTCTAGCTACTCCCACAATGCTGGCGGGACCACATCCTCATGCAGTGTATGCTGCCTATCTCACCAATGCTCTTAAACCAAAGGCCAAGTTTGTGGGTATAATGGGCTCATATGGATGGGGTGGCAGAACAGTTGATATTCTAAAGTCCAATCTTGGAGCTTTGAAAGTTGAGATCTTAGAACCTCTACTGATTAAGGGATTGCCTAAAAAAGAGGATTATGATAAGATAAAAGAATTTGCAAAGATAATTGCAGAGAAGCATAGAGAAGTGGGGGTGATGAAATGA
- a CDS encoding rubrerythrin family protein, translated as MRKMVEKSLEEAFAGESMAHMKYTIFAEVAEREGKKNIARLFRAIAYAEFVHAKNHATNLGYVKSTEENLSTAIGGETFEVEDMYPAYLEIAKYFEEKGAERSFHYAIEAEKIHAKMYEDAKDKASKNEDIEEKSIYICPVCGYTYMGDEPPEKCPVCGAPQDKFVKF; from the coding sequence ATGAGAAAAATGGTTGAGAAAAGTTTAGAGGAGGCATTCGCCGGCGAGAGTATGGCACATATGAAATACACCATATTCGCCGAAGTTGCCGAAAGAGAGGGAAAGAAGAATATTGCACGACTGTTTAGGGCTATAGCTTATGCAGAATTCGTGCATGCGAAAAATCATGCTACGAACCTGGGGTATGTTAAGAGTACTGAAGAAAATCTCTCCACTGCAATTGGTGGGGAAACATTTGAAGTTGAGGATATGTATCCTGCATACTTGGAGATTGCAAAGTACTTTGAGGAGAAGGGAGCCGAACGCTCATTCCACTATGCCATAGAAGCTGAAAAAATTCACGCTAAGATGTACGAAGATGCCAAGGATAAGGCTTCTAAGAACGAGGATATTGAAGAAAAGAGCATTTACATATGCCCTGTTTGCGGATATACATATATGGGCGATGAGCCACCGGAGAAGTGCCCGGTTTGTGGTGCTCCGCAGGATAAATTTGTAAAATTTTGA
- a CDS encoding Lrp/AsnC family transcriptional regulator, producing the protein MDDKDRKIIEILRNNARTPYTEIAKILGVTETTVRKRIAELEREGVIKKYTIEVDPEKLGYKTVTILGMDVEPKYLLQASRKLAEIDETIWVATSSGDHMIMAEIWTKNGEELFDLITTKIAKIKGVKDLCPAIIMERVK; encoded by the coding sequence ATGGACGATAAAGACAGAAAAATCATTGAAATTCTCAGAAATAACGCTAGAACGCCTTATACCGAGATAGCTAAAATTCTGGGAGTTACGGAAACAACTGTGAGAAAAAGAATCGCAGAGCTTGAGAGAGAGGGAGTTATAAAAAAATATACTATAGAGGTAGATCCTGAAAAATTAGGATATAAAACCGTAACTATTTTAGGAATGGATGTTGAGCCAAAATATTTACTACAGGCCTCTAGAAAATTAGCTGAAATTGATGAAACAATATGGGTTGCTACTTCCAGTGGAGACCACATGATTATGGCTGAAATATGGACAAAAAATGGAGAGGAGCTATTTGATTTGATAACTACCAAGATAGCAAAGATTAAAGGCGTGAAAGATTTATGTCCTGCCATAATTATGGAGAGGGTAAAATAA
- a CDS encoding class II SORL domain-containing protein, with translation MLSETIKSGDWKGEKHVPVIEYKKDGDMIEVEVSVGKEVPHPNTPEHHIAWIELYFKPEDGGFPIMVGRVAFTSHSAPITEPKAKFYFKCEKKGKLMALSYCNIHGLWQNEVDVE, from the coding sequence ATGTTGAGTGAAACAATAAAGAGTGGGGATTGGAAAGGCGAGAAGCATGTACCTGTTATAGAGTACAAGAAAGATGGTGATATGATCGAAGTTGAGGTTTCTGTGGGAAAGGAAGTACCTCATCCAAACACACCAGAGCACCATATTGCGTGGATTGAACTATATTTCAAGCCAGAAGATGGAGGATTTCCAATAATGGTCGGGAGAGTAGCTTTCACAAGTCACAGTGCACCCATAACAGAGCCGAAGGCCAAGTTCTACTTTAAGTGTGAGAAGAAAGGTAAGCTGATGGCTTTGAGTTACTGCAATATCCATGGGCTCTGGCAAAACGAAGTTGATGTAGAGTGA
- the sfsA gene encoding DNA/RNA nuclease SfsA, with amino-acid sequence MSCHNYGEGKIILTMPYDSKGIFLKRPNRFLGKVLINGKEELVHIHDPGRLSELLYEGNEVLLKEYNNKKRKTKWELIGAKYKGNWIFTNSKFHRVISERILKDAEISPFGKVDEIRAEVRVGKSRIDYLLTKNGKRIWVEVKGCTLEENDIALFPDAPTERGRKHVEELKKLIEKGDNSALLILVFHPYVKCFTPNEKRDEKFAESYWNAINKGLKVHPALLQYDGKNIIFKGYTSLCKNIHKG; translated from the coding sequence ATGTCCTGCCATAATTATGGAGAGGGTAAAATAATCCTCACTATGCCGTATGATTCAAAAGGTATATTTTTAAAACGCCCCAATAGATTTTTAGGCAAAGTTTTGATAAATGGCAAAGAGGAGCTGGTACATATCCATGACCCAGGGAGACTTTCTGAGTTGCTCTATGAGGGGAATGAGGTACTATTAAAAGAATATAATAACAAAAAAAGAAAAACAAAATGGGAATTAATAGGAGCAAAATATAAAGGAAACTGGATTTTCACAAACTCAAAATTTCACAGAGTTATCTCTGAGAGAATATTGAAAGATGCGGAAATATCCCCTTTTGGTAAGGTTGATGAAATAAGGGCAGAGGTAAGAGTTGGAAAGAGCAGGATAGATTATCTCCTAACAAAGAATGGAAAGAGGATTTGGGTTGAGGTCAAAGGATGCACTTTGGAAGAAAATGATATTGCTCTCTTTCCAGATGCCCCCACTGAAAGGGGCAGAAAGCATGTTGAAGAATTAAAAAAATTAATTGAAAAAGGAGACAATTCTGCGCTCTTGATATTGGTATTCCACCCATATGTGAAATGTTTTACTCCCAACGAGAAGAGAGATGAAAAATTCGCAGAATCATACTGGAATGCGATTAACAAAGGCTTGAAAGTTCATCCTGCTCTTTTACAATATGATGGGAAAAACATAATTTTCAAAGGATATACTTCATTATGTAAAAATATTCATAAAGGTTGA
- the rd gene encoding rubredoxin encodes MKWRCMVCGYIYDPEVGDPDSGVPAGTSFEELPEDWVCPVCGASKDMFEKVE; translated from the coding sequence ATGAAATGGAGATGTATGGTTTGCGGATATATATACGACCCAGAGGTCGGAGATCCGGATAGTGGTGTACCCGCAGGGACATCCTTTGAGGAGTTACCTGAGGATTGGGTATGTCCTGTCTGTGGAGCATCCAAGGACATGTTTGAAAAGGTGGAGTAA
- a CDS encoding ferritin family protein — MDIEEINFETLFGIAVKSEIESRNVYEYMAEKTKNYLLKDRLKFLANEEKKHEEFLRNYFSKMFPNKELKLPEESPVPLPHIEYDADTPISSILEQSMKAEVAARDYYLSMSKKAEKMGDIELAKGLYYLANMEMGHYHILENELESEKRFEDYDAYWPMMHVGP; from the coding sequence ATGGATATTGAAGAAATAAATTTTGAAACATTATTCGGAATAGCCGTTAAGAGTGAGATAGAGAGCAGGAATGTTTATGAATATATGGCAGAAAAAACTAAGAATTACTTACTAAAAGATCGTCTGAAATTTCTTGCCAACGAAGAGAAAAAGCATGAGGAATTCCTAAGGAATTACTTTTCAAAAATGTTTCCTAATAAAGAATTAAAATTACCTGAAGAATCACCAGTGCCTTTACCACATATTGAATATGACGCTGACACACCCATTTCTTCTATTTTAGAGCAGTCGATGAAGGCCGAAGTTGCGGCCAGAGACTACTACCTTTCCATGTCTAAGAAGGCGGAGAAGATGGGTGATATAGAGCTTGCCAAAGGCCTGTACTATCTTGCAAACATGGAGATGGGCCACTATCATATCTTGGAAAATGAGCTTGAATCCGAGAAGAGGTTTGAGGACTACGATGCTTATTGGCCTATGATGCATGTAGGTCCATGA
- a CDS encoding HdeD family acid-resistance protein has protein sequence MEYTSNIEGPTIDPKPYTNAGIVLTILGILGIIFPKFASGVIVYLIAILLLIGGIVFLIMGIKSTSGKLGGILLGIALLIFGILVIIYPLYALAGLAVLMGSFFMIGGIIYFLLAYTVHPYNGWWAPVISGVLSLILGILVLMSWPGNSEWIIGLFVGIDLLFEGLALITVGKLVK, from the coding sequence ATGGAATATACAAGCAACATAGAAGGGCCCACGATCGACCCTAAGCCATATACAAACGCAGGAATAGTGCTCACCATACTTGGTATATTGGGCATAATATTTCCGAAATTTGCCAGTGGGGTCATAGTGTATCTCATTGCAATATTACTGTTGATTGGTGGCATAGTGTTCTTGATAATGGGCATAAAGTCTACCAGTGGAAAGCTGGGGGGGATACTGCTTGGCATAGCACTATTAATTTTCGGTATACTCGTAATAATCTATCCTCTGTATGCTCTGGCAGGTTTAGCAGTTCTTATGGGAAGTTTCTTCATGATAGGGGGAATAATATACTTTCTACTTGCTTATACTGTGCATCCATACAATGGATGGTGGGCCCCAGTGATTTCCGGTGTGCTTTCTTTGATATTGGGAATACTGGTGCTTATGAGCTGGCCAGGGAATTCAGAGTGGATCATAGGGCTCTTTGTGGGCATTGATTTGCTGTTTGAAGGTCTTGCACTGATAACGGTTGGAAAGCTCGTAAAATGA
- a CDS encoding ferritin — protein sequence MIDKEIEEAINKQINEEMYSAYLYLSMSGYFENIGLKGFANWMYVQYQEEMDHAMKFYRYLIERGGRVKLYAIKEPPHEWNSPLHAFEETLKHEKHITQCINNLVDLAEKKKDRATFNLLQWYVDEQVEEEANDEEIIQMLKMIGDHGHGLLMLDRELARRTYTPLVNEEK from the coding sequence ATGATAGATAAGGAAATAGAAGAGGCGATAAATAAACAGATAAATGAAGAGATGTACTCTGCATATCTCTATCTTTCAATGTCTGGGTATTTTGAAAATATAGGATTGAAGGGATTTGCCAACTGGATGTATGTCCAGTACCAGGAAGAAATGGATCATGCAATGAAGTTTTACCGCTATTTAATCGAGAGAGGTGGCCGTGTAAAATTATATGCCATAAAGGAGCCGCCACATGAGTGGAACTCCCCGCTTCATGCTTTTGAGGAGACATTGAAGCATGAGAAACATATCACACAGTGCATAAACAACCTTGTAGACCTGGCAGAGAAGAAGAAAGACCGTGCTACATTTAATCTTCTGCAGTGGTATGTGGATGAGCAGGTTGAAGAAGAGGCAAACGATGAAGAGATCATTCAGATGTTAAAGATGATTGGAGACCATGGCCATGGTTTACTTATGCTTGATCGTGAACTTGCAAGAAGGACTTACACTCCTCTTGTAAATGAGGAAAAATAA